Proteins from a genomic interval of Lolium perenne isolate Kyuss_39 chromosome 1, Kyuss_2.0, whole genome shotgun sequence:
- the LOC127339816 gene encoding uncharacterized protein, which produces MGSVAQVCSRVEPMRFRRQLPLDLTGDHGELLALIESTTLSQGQDTVSWLLEENGNYSVKSMYARLSRGATIAHFKDVWAAKIPLKIRIFSWQLVLDRLPSSSNILSRHGPGNGKCALCGELETADHIFFGCSLARFA; this is translated from the coding sequence ATGGGGTCCGTTGCACAGGTGTGCTCCAGAGTGGAGCCGATGCGTTTCCGAAGACAGCTGCCTCTTGACCTGACTGGTGACCATGGCGAGCTTCTTGCTTTGATTGAATCAACCACTCTCTCCCAGGGCCAGGATACGGTTTCGTGGCTCTTGGAGGAGAATGGGAATTACTCGGTGAAATCCATGTATGCGCGATTGTCGCGCGGGGCGACGATCGCTCACTTCAAGGATGTTTGGGCCGCTAAGATCCCGCTAAAGATCCGCATCTTCTCCTGGCAGCTGGTGCTGGACCGCCTTCCTTCTAGCTCCAACATCCTGTCCAGACATGGCCCGGGTAATGGAAAGTGCGCACTTTGCGGAGAGTTGGAGACTGCAGACCATATTTTCTTCGGTTGTTCTCTGGCAAGGTTCGCCTAG